In Sesamum indicum cultivar Zhongzhi No. 13 linkage group LG1, S_indicum_v1.0, whole genome shotgun sequence, the sequence GAAATGCATTATCTTCATGCAACATTGACCGAAACTTTGAGGCTCTACCCTGCAGTTCCTGTTGTAAGCTTTTGATGTTCGATGTTTTAATACCACTGTTTCGTGTATGAGTTTCAAATGCTCAGTTCTTGAAAATTGTATCTAAGatattcaaattcattaaCCTAGGTTGATGTCGTTGAAATATGTTTTTGCATTATAAGATAACTAACATTACTGTAAACGTTGAACGTGCTGTCCATCAAATTTCCAGGATGGAAGATGTGCTGAAACAGATGACACTCTTCCTGACGGCTTCAAACTGAAAAAGGGTGACGGAGTATACTACATGGCCTATGCAATGGGCCGGATGGCCTACATATGGGGCGACGATGCTGAAGAATTCAAACCAGAAAGATGGCTCAAGAACGGGACCTTTCAACCTGAATCACCATTCAAATTTGTTGCATTCAATGTAAGTAGCTCGTTTACATGGACTCTGTCAGTGCTTGTTCAAGAATTACATGCTTTTGTTCGACTGATGATAATTCCTACAACTTCTGGTTGCATTCGATTATCCTCAGGCTGGCCCTCGAATTTGTTTGGGAAAAGACTTTGCGTATCGACAAATGAAGATAGTATCAGCATCTCTTGTTCACTTCTTCAGGTTCAGACTAAGTGATGACACTAAGAATGTGACGTACAGAACCATGCTTACACTTCATATCAGTGGGAGCCTCAACATTCATGCAGTTCCAAGAACAGGCTTGCTCAAAGTCTAAATGTCAAAGAATTCGTCTAGTGGAGACAGAGCCATTCACATGTACAGTTTAAGTATATATGTAAAGATATGTTTCTTCAAATGTACTTGTATTTGAATCATATATGTGAAGATATCTTAAACGATCAAGTGAGTGATCATTTATTCCCTTCGTAGACTCATATTACTAgtaatttttctctaaattgATCTCATTAGGCGTTCTAATTATCGAAAATTGGGAATTGACAAGAATATAGTGCTGGctgaaacaaaaacaaaatcacaCATGCTTTCCAGAGATCATGAATTTTTTCTGCATTCATAACTTATGGAGGTGGggtaaataatcatataattagaaCAGACAACTGCCCATCGATTGtataattagatatattttctaataacaACATATTTGAAggattaaattacaatgaaaaaTCTGAATGTTGTTACaccaaatattcatattttcagACATGGGATGAAGGGGTAGATTGAGATTAGAATTGTCAAATGGCAAAGTTTTATTAGAGGACAACATGTAGGTACGACTTCACTGCTCCGATAAATGAAAGTTATTTCCACACTAGTATGGGAAAAGCTGTGCCTATATATACCTTGGTCAatcaaatgaataatatttattactcACCTAATTTTGCATGTGCTATAACAGTCTCTTAAGCAGCTGACCAAACCTGCAGATCTGACATACTTCAGtagttaaatttcatataGAAATAGATCTTTATCTGAAATCATTAGTTGTCCAATTTACCACATATAATGCATTTTTCTTACACGAATGGGGATTTAGAAATGAGTAAATCAGATAACATCAACATAATGTAGGTTATGTTGTTGGCTTAATATAATCTTGACATGATATTTTGGCACTCGATTCATAATTCCATACTAGCCAAAAAAGAGATCCTAGTACGAAACAGTAGTGTCCTGACTCCCAACTGCCTGAGCTACACATATGTTGGATCAAGAAGGAGAGGAACAATGACAACCTTTTTCCTTGTACTGATAGGATCAAAAAGTGGATGGGTTGCAATGGATAACAAGTTTTGGATGACCACAGTAATTGTCTTTATATAAGATGACCTTTAAGGTGTAGCTGAATAACAATCTTGAGCTAGATTCTTCACTCAGTTGATTTCTCAATGGCAAACCCCATGGATTTTCTCCTCAACCCAACACAATCTGGGGCTACAACCCTTCTTTACATTATCTTTTCTGCTCTTATTGGTAAATTGCTCAGCAGAAAACTGCAGGGGAAGAAGAAGTACCATCCCATTGGTGGGACTGTGTTCAACCAGCTGCTGAACTTCTATAGGGTGCATGATTATATGGCTGATCTTGCAGGGAAGTATAAGACTTATAGACTGATTGCCCCTTTTCGGAGTGAGGTCTATACATCTGACCCTGCCAATGTTGAGCACATGTTAAAAACGAATTTCGAAAATTATGGCAAGGTAGATAATCGGAGTTCCATTAACAGGgatcatcaattttttcttcattcgTAACTTTTGGAGTTTGGGTAAATAATCGTACAATTACAACAAACAACCATCCCtcaattatataactaaaatatatttttcctaataacaaaatatttgaaggaTTAAAgtataatgaaaaatcatattttagtcATCAAATATTTCTGTTTTCAGATATGTCATTAAGGGTAGTGGATTGAGATTAGAATGTGAAAtggcaaaatatttatagagtACAAATGAAGTCAATAGTTTCTACTACTCCAATAAATGAAAGTTAATTGACATAGGAGTAGGGGAAGCTGTGCCTATATACACTAAAAAGGTCAATCAAATCAACACTGTTTATTACTCACCTAAACTTTGCACGTCCCTAAGTGTCTTTTAAGCTGACAAAGCGGTAGATTTGCCAAATTTCACTAGcacattaaacataaatacCATAGTTTCATAGGCTCCATCAATTGATTTCGTACACATACAATAGCcctttatttatgtatttatctCTGATAATATACAATTCATTACTTCATTCAATACATTCATATCTACAGATTGAGTTAATAgatcaataattcaaatgaaCAAATACATAAACGACACAAAAATACTCCTTCGAAAATACATCCAATCTACACGTGTGGGACCAGAactaaaaaatcaagaaacctAATTAACCATACAACGACAGGATCCACATATAATGCATTTTTAGTACATGAGTGTTATTACACCATCATTTCataagatttgatataattacatatatccCCTAAGGTTTGGTTATTacacatagtttttttgtccaacaaatatatctatttgatagtaaaatttacagaatttactcaaaaattaacttataaaCTTATTATAAGTTACAAATCTTTTATGATGAACTATCTTTATAAGGTTAAATATGTACCTTCACTCATGCATTAGCATGTGAACACGTAGAAGCATAGTTTGACCACGAAATATTtgtctaactttttttttttgtgcttatatcagtaaatttttttaattctgactaacgtataaatttatttattgaatggaaatactaatattaatttctaaaaattgctggaaatttatatataaatatatcaaaatttaagagaTAACGCTGTAATTAGCCGTTAAGACCACACACAAAAGGAAAGGAGCAATGACAACCTTTCCCTAGTACTGATAGGATAAATAAATGATGGATTACGACGGATAActacttttgattttgaatgaGCCCAACTCCCAGGAATTGTCTTTATATAAGATGACAGACAAGGTGCAGCAAATTAACAATCTTGTGATTGATTCTTCACTTCACTTCATTGCTCAATGGCAAACCCCATTGATTTTCTCCTCAGCCCAACACCATATGTGGCTACAACCCTTCTTTACGTTCTCTTCTCTGTTCTTATTGTTAGATTCCTCAGCAGAAAGCTGCTCGGGAAGAAGAGGTACCATCCCATTGGTGGTACCGTGTTCAACCAGCTGCTGAACTTCTATAGGCTGCATGATTATATGGCTGATCTTGCAGGGAAGTACAAGACTTACAGACTGATTGCCCCTTTTCGGACTGAGGTCTATACATCTGACCCCGCTAATGTTGAGCACATGTTGAAAACGAATTTCGAAAGTTATGGCAAGGTAGATATGTTTGTATGTGTGCATGTGGTGAAATTTGTATTGCTTGGTTCTTGGAAGTTCATTTTTCTTGGTAAATTTGTACAAGAAATACAGCATTCTGAAGAGTTTGTGACTTTTGATCACTCCTGCAGGGACCTTACAATTGCAGCATTCTGGGGGATTTGTTTGGTGAAGGAATTTTCGCAATCGATGGCCATAAGTGGAGGGAGCAGAGAAAAGTGTCAAGCCTTGAGTTTTCTACAAGGGTTCTGAGGGATTACAGTAGCATCGTCTTCAGGAAAAACGCCGTAAGGCTCGCAAAAATTCTGTCTGGAGCTGCAACTTCCAACCAACCAGTGGATATTCAAGTACTTAAAACTCCCTCAACCAAGCAATCCTGGTTGTTTCAGCAAAGAACTAACTGTTTCTCTATATATGCAGGATCTtttcatgaaatcaacttttgATTCTATTTCGGAAGTTGCTTTAGGAGTTGAGCTTGACAGCTTGGGTGGTTCAAATGAAGAAGGTGCCAAATTTAGCATTGCTGCAGACGACGTGAGTATGAGGACACTTTGGAGATACGTGGATGTTCTGTGGAAGTTAAAGAGAGCTCTAAATGTTGGTTCAGAAGCAAAACTGAAGAAAAGCCTTCAAGTGGTTGATGAATTTGTGTATAAGCTGATTCATAGTAGGACTCAGCAAATGAACATGCCAGGAAATGATTCTGTTGTATGTGAATCATATTTgtgctttttttttgggtagtACATTTGGTCTACAAGAACTAGGTAAGACTTATCCATTTGTGTGGCAGATGCAGCTGAAGAAAGACGACATTTTGTCAAGATTCTTGCAACTTACTGAGGCCACTCCCAAGTACTTGAGGGACATAACAATAAGCTTTATAGTTGCTGGTAAAGACACAACAGCAACAACTCTCTCCTGGTTTATTTACATGCTTTGCAAGTATCCTCATGTTCAGGAAAAGGTGGAGCAAGAGATAAAAGATGCGACAGGCTGCAAAGAGGTAGCAGATATCTCAGAATTTTCAGCCTGTGTGACAGAAGAAGCTTTGGGCAAGATGCATTATCTCCATGCAGCATTGACAGAAACACTGAGGATTTATCCAGCAGTTGCGGTGGTAAGAAGACATTCTTTCCTAGTGCTAGTTACATCTGACTTATGTATAGATAAAATTTAGGTAACACCAGAAGAAGATCGACTCATTTCCCATTGCATGTGGGAAAATTAAGAGTTCAAGATTTACTCTACTGATTTTTCTCATAAGGACAGATGATTAGAACACGTCACCATACATGCTATTGGACAAGTCACAGCATTATGTGCTTGCTCATTGGCTCTTCCTTCTGATGCCTAAACTTGAccattatgaaaatattgattcTCACTTGATCTATCAAGTGCTactcttttagttttattagtTCAAATCATGATGATGGTTCTCATTATGGCATAAATAGGATGCAAAGCAATGTTTGTGTGATGATATAATGCCGGATGGGTTCAGTGTTAAGAAGGGGGACATGGTGGCTTATCAACCATATGCAATGGGAAGGATGAAATCCATATGGGGTAATGATGCAGAAGAGTTCAAACCAGAGAGATGGCTTGACAAAAACGGTTGCTTCCAGCAGGCCAGCCCTTTTAAGTTTACAGCTTTCCAGGTTAGCAGaaatgatttaaatataatctcATTATTCCAGGAGGCTTTAAGCCTTCAGAAGCTTAGGAGAACATAAGCAGGCTGTGCGTTCAGTTTATCTCACTAACTAATGCAATTAGTCGTTAGAAGGTCTGTCGTATACTGAAATACTAGCATCCCGGTGAACAGGCCGGCCCTCGTCTTTGTTTGGGGCAAGAGTTTGCTTATCGGCAGGTGGAGATATTTTTCGGCAATCTTCTGGCATTTAAGAGTTTGCTTACAGGCAGATGAAGATATTCTCAGCCATTCTGCTGAGATTCTTTACCATGAAACTAAGTGATGAAAGAAAGACAGTAAACTACAGACCAATGCTCACTCTTCTCATCGACGGTGGTCTCATTGTCCGCCCCTTTCACAGAATGGACGAGAAAACTGCATGAAACTTAGATTGCTGTGGGGTCTCAGCTGTTCTACTCTGAAGCTGCATGCACTATCATAGTTGTTCTAATGATGTAACCTTTGTTCCTAAATAATATAGTGCGCCAGTTTCAcatatttaagttttattagCCTGAGATCCTGACAGGAAAATGAAACCAATGGCAACCATTGTTTTCTCTGAGCACAAAAACATAGGCATCTACGCAATAGTTCTAAAACTGGTCATAGAaatcaataatcacaattCACAAAATGGCACTGGACCTAATTCTTTATATAATCTGTctgataaaaatattcttttgaaacttttattaCTCAACAGTGTCTCCGGTAATTTATTTGGATGGTCGTTTGTCTACATATAGTGTAATAGGAGAAACACAATAGAAGTTGGCCAGCAAAACAAGTTAATCTTCATAAATTTACACAACATTGCCCCCACAGGAAATTACAAAATCCTGATTTGTATACATATCCCGTGACAACAGCAGCGTCCAAGTTAacaccaaaattttttatacatcagaagataataaaaaacaatggacaaaaaatatacactatgaGGGCACAGTCCCTGCCTACTCATTGGTGCTAAAGGTACAGGTATTCAGTAAACATGGTACATCACACTAATGTTGTATTGAGGTTCTCGTGTTGAGCAATATTGATGCTTCATCGACAGTATCCACCACCTAATGGAAGCAAAGGAAAAGCTCTATGTCCAAATGCATAACTGTGAAGTTCCAGCACCACAAGTGTTGATTGCATATGAATACTTTATCAAAGGTAATCTCCACTATCTTACCACTGTCACTTTATGAGGGGGCTGAATCCATCACCTTCCCATCCCAGTTTGAGCATGTGGTCTACAACTTTTAAGCTCAACTGCAAGGATAGAGATTAATTACATTTcctttaaaataagtaaacaGGACAATAAGTACATGTCAAGGCATCAGATAACATCCCTAACATTGAATGCAATGACAAACTATTATTTAGATTGACATTGCTGACCAAGAAAAAGACAATCAAGAACGAGTGTTTCCCTGGTACATTTGAGTACAAAATTTGTCCACAAACAAACTGAGGCATCTCAACTAGAAAACAGATAATTGTAATAACCATTTTCTGTCCCGTGAAACATGTATGGCAATGCACTTCTATCTCCATGAATAAAGCCAAAGAAGCTAGGGGGGTGCAAGTTGATATTTGATAAGAGAACCAGTATGTATTCAAGAGAATCTTAACGAATATAactttcaaaagaaatatgcAGAAAAACAGTGAGAGACTGATAAGAAATGCAACTTACAGAAGGATCTGTGAATATTATCAATTGTTTGTTTGCTGTTGATACCAAAAGATTTGTATTATCCTCATTCAAAGCAATGCTAGTAATATCTTGTCCTTCTGCAAGTTTCATTGTATGAAGGACCTGTAAGATGAAGACCTCTGATGTCAGAAATGTATTCAGTTCCAGAAGGAAgaaaattcagtgaatttggaaaaaaatctGGTGCTTCAAACTTGATGTCTATTCCTAACAAATACAGGTCATTAGAAAATGCTATTTGATTTGAGTAGCACCAAATCTGCTGTTTGTACTCTTACCTTTAGAGAGTAGAGATCGAAGAAGCAGATAGAAGGTAAAGGTAAATCCAGTCTATTTCCTTCATTTAATTCATCAGCACTGCTTGATTTTACTGACTTCAAATGCTGGCTGTAGTCAGACCCTCCATCATTTTCCAAAGATGGATTTAGTCCAACCAAAGCACTCTGACCGTCAACTGAAACCTCTATGCAACTGACGCTTGATGAAAGTGGAAGCTGGTTCTTAGAAATCGGAGTTCCATTAACAGTAAAGGTATTGAGAGTACAAAGATATTTGTTCCAGATTATTATGATTCCATCAGATGAGAGGCATACAGAATGAGCTTCCACACCAAACAGCCTCCTAACCAACCTGCCTCGCCTTATCGAATGAAGCAGGACATCTGAAGATTCGGAGCAGGAAGCAACAATTCCAAGGTCTGAACTGACAGCGCAGCATGTAATTTCCCCTAAATGACCTCGGAGGACATGCAGGGGGCCTTCAATTCGCCGCCATTTACTCTTGTCTGCAAAGTTGTTTCCTACTGGGGTGCTGGTGGATGTCGGTGTGCCTGAATTAATTGAAGGATCTGGTGAGCTGCTAGAGCGTGAAATAGATGACCTATGTATTCTCCAGAGCAGAACTGTCGCATCACGAGACCCAGTCACAAGGTAGTTGCTATCAGGAGATATAGCCAGGCATGTAACTGGAGCATAATGTCCTCGAGCTATTTCCAATGTTTTTGCTCCATCAGCTGAAATCAGCCTTATGCTACTATCAACATGCCCTCCTGAAACAGAAAACAACACATTGAAGTTAATACAAGTATATGGAAAAGCAACTATAGGACCATAATAAACGGCAATGAGCAAGAAGCCTAGACTAACACCAGAAACAtcaaggaaataaaatttatcaactaaaatgcaattattatGCTCGCACAACCATTTTTCACGCCAAACCACAGTGACATTGTTCACATATACTTTTGCATTGTCGTCCAGGGCCTGGACCATTAAGATGTCCCTCTTACTTGAGGTGTAACAGGTATGCAGCACtaaagaaatgaatgaaacTTCTTCAGGAATACATTTGATACCGTTTTCGTGTAACTAGAGCGCATAAAAGAGGTTTTAGATGTAAAGGTAGATACCAAACAGCTTGGAAAATGAGTGGATGATTAACTCATTAGTCTATATTTTCAGATACAAAGGAAATCcatatttcattcatttgttAATGAGCCAGTGGATGTTGCAACAGGTTGCCAGAAATCTGCAGCAAGATTACCTTATTATCTGAACACAGATCAAATCCAACCATGTTCCTTAATTCATCCTTCATCTGATGATACTCTTCAATTATCCAGTATGACTGCAATTTTCAGAACTTTCGTATTATTCTAATCATCTCCTTCGTTGCATACAGAGATGAGTGAGTCTCTCAAGCACAGTGTTCAAATGCCCTAAATGGGTTATAATTATGTGGCTTTGGATACCCACAATACTTCAAATTTCAGTTGCTAAAAGTCAAAGACGCCTTTGGTTGCTTGTGATTTAAAGGTGAGATCCAGAACTAAGTTCAAACTCATTGTAAAGTGATACCGACAGAGTATGTGACTATGTTCAGAGAGATGGTACAGAGTAATTTATTACACACTAATTCATCACACTAATTTCATATAACCTTGGAGTAAAAGCTTCAAAACCGTATCAGTTAGGGAACACTTATACTAACCAGTAATAATTTCTCTGTCACAAGTGATTGAAACTATCCTCGTGCTTCGGATTCCAGAAGTGGGAAATGCCAGTGCCTGCGGGAAATGCCACTCTTCTGATCCAGTGGCTGTAGGCCCTTTGAACATTCGCATAAAAGTAGCACCAGCAGCACCTGCACCAGGCTTTCCATGCTGAAAAAGGAAAGGTGTCCCCTGGCCATCAGGTGTGTTTGGCTGCCACTTATGTTGTGCTACATGTGCTGCCGGAGCGTTTATATCAACAATTATAAGAGAGTCTGAAGATGCACGAATGGCAGCAGCAGGCAGATTGCAGCGCTCGGGGTAGGGAACCATATATGGCTTAACCTCTCTGGGATTCCGGAAAATGGTCTATATACAAGAAAGCAATCAGATCCTTAGTACTTGCCTATTCTAGCACATCTATGATGAATCTACGTATATGAGTAGAGAAAAGgtcagaaaaaaagaagaaatttcaCTTTCTTGATGGAACTATAAAACCTTTTCATGTTTCCCCATACATTATTTTAATGTCAACTAAACGTACAAGAAGCCAATAGTCCCATATGAAAACCAAATACGCTAGATAAAAGTCTGGGAACAAGCAGCTCGGTGACCCAAAAAGTCAAGTGCAGATGTTAGAtaacaaaaccaaaaattgaaatcattCTTGGAGTTCACCAAAAAATTGTAGTCATCTTTGGtatgataatataatttcaaaacacGAAAAGAAGCTCGTAAGCAGTATTAGGAAGCCTGGCTTCCACTCACTCACAACCACCGGGATCACAAGTCCACTAAATGAAAATCAGAAGTAGTTGTGTAAAGACTTGCCCTAATGCACCTGAACAAGGCCTGTCAgtaaaacatttaaaatatcataaagaGAGC encodes:
- the LOC105171601 gene encoding cytochrome P450 704C1 isoform X1 encodes the protein MANPIDFLLSPTPYVATTLLYVLFSVLIVRFLSRKLLGKKRYHPIGGTVFNQLLNFYRLHDYMADLAGKYKTYRLIAPFRTEVYTSDPANVEHMLKTNFESYGKGPYNCSILGDLFGEGIFAIDGHKWREQRKVSSLEFSTRVLRDYSSIVFRKNAVRLAKILSGAATSNQPVDIQDLFMKSTFDSISEVALGVELDSLGGSNEEGAKFSIAADDVSMRTLWRYVDVLWKLKRALNVGSEAKLKKSLQVVDEFVYKLIHSRTQQMNMPGNDSVMQLKKDDILSRFLQLTEATPKYLRDITISFIVAGKDTTATTLSWFIYMLCKYPHVQEKVEQEIKDATGCKEVADISEFSACVTEEALGKMHYLHAALTETLRIYPAVAVDAKQCLCDDIMPDGFSVKKGDMVAYQPYAMGRMKSIWGNDAEEFKPERWLDKNGCFQQASPFKFTAFQAGPRLCLGQEFAYRQMKIFSAILLRFFTMKLSDERKTVNYRPMLTLLIDGGLIVRPFHRMDEKTA
- the LOC105171601 gene encoding cytochrome P450 704C1 isoform X2, producing MANPIDFLLSPTPYVATTLLYVLFSVLIVRFLSRKLLGKKRYHPIGGTVFNQLLNFYRLHDYMADLAGKYKTYRLIAPFRTEVYTSDPANVEHMLKTNFESYGKGPYNCSILGDLFGEGIFAIDGHKWREQRKVSSLEFSTRVLRDYSSIVFRKNAVRLAKILSGAATSNQPVDIQDLFMKSTFDSISEVALGVELDSLGGSNEEGAKFSIAADDVSMRTLWRYVDVLWKLKRALNVGSEAKLKKSLQVVDEFVYKLIHSRTQQMNMPGNDSVLKKDDILSRFLQLTEATPKYLRDITISFIVAGKDTTATTLSWFIYMLCKYPHVQEKVEQEIKDATGCKEVADISEFSACVTEEALGKMHYLHAALTETLRIYPAVAVDAKQCLCDDIMPDGFSVKKGDMVAYQPYAMGRMKSIWGNDAEEFKPERWLDKNGCFQQASPFKFTAFQAGPRLCLGQEFAYRQMKIFSAILLRFFTMKLSDERKTVNYRPMLTLLIDGGLIVRPFHRMDEKTA